From one Amphiura filiformis chromosome 13, Afil_fr2py, whole genome shotgun sequence genomic stretch:
- the LOC140168627 gene encoding mitofusin-2-like: protein MKRFGPTCVYAITLRFRRLNQGQPERNKDGRSTSAWLNSNNNNNNNNKDTVHRFIQHATCAPGVQFANARNTIRESFRNLLQVIQPCFEVCENTISFPVETIRDQDDKLKALQTQLNECRQKTVAIMPILERDKMKAVVFGCTSSGKSTLINAMLDVGHVLPTGMGRSSSCLVQIEGCDEQDSFLTLPDGTRKSVEDLEKLGSELEDGHLGAEETAIVYWPKSKCKLLSNDIQIIDRPGISNNPEVDKAINSKCSDADVHIFVVDSVASITTESREYFLSVAEKLSKPNIFFVWNKWDESAKEKSEIKRKKVYQQHVKEAKTLMREALNAEVDEKKLFFVSAEEIIMAKTDQTSLRVGHQKRKADFDRFLKELQESISACAIKTKFGPHCYEGIALCDRLDALAQGILESLDHVKEELAKRNGQLTTENDKLELKWTQFETVCEEVIEKAKTSLERKVSREKKELSRLDEISKQEGIHFEEDNIDGYKEAILVRFQVLDRDELHSNIEEARIAYLADIERNLHTRWREDIPDINFPTTPNMPGLQKPQISLNDLGKDSPSYADKMEWFRKSMSSSMARMTTGVGSVAVGTVLGAAAHASIFAAGIPVAIGGGAIACAMYLDSIREFRKIQITETIKQSYRKWLDEAQAICHTQGNELINDIKEAFNEKIDGEYKANRNLINFNKDCIQQLEIESENLKTYKKSQLPNVKKSFKKFEQDYLQDKPEDNDSETKPKHDDFQFF, encoded by the exons GTTTGGGCCTACATGTGTGTACGCTATAACTCTTCGTTTCAGGCGCTTGAATCAAGGACAGCCAGAGAGGAACAAAGATGGCCGTTCTACCAG TGCTTGGCTGaattcaaacaacaacaacaacaacaacaacaaggatACTGTTCATAGGTTTATACAACATGCTACATGTGCACCAGGAGTACAGTTTGCGAATGCGAGAAACACCATCCGCGAAAGCTTTCGGAATTTATTGCAGGTTATTCAGCCATGCTTTGAGGTTTGTGAGAACACAATAAGCTTTCCAGTGGAAACAA tTCGCGATCAGGATGATAAACTGAAAGCCTTACAGACTCAACTGAATGAATGTCGACAGAAAACTGTAGCCATTATGCCCATACTGGAAAGAGACAAGATGAAAGCCGTTGTATTTGGATG TACAAGTAGCGGTAAGTCCACTCTCATCAATGCCATGCTCGATGTTGGTCATGTTCTTCCTACTGGCATGGGCAGGTCGTCATCATGTTTGGTACAAATAGAGGGATGTGATGAGCAGGATTCATTCTTGACTTTACCAGATGGCACAAGGAAAAGTGTAGAA GATTTAGAAAAGCTTGGTAGCGAGTTAGAAGATGGACACTTAGGAGCTGAAGAAACAGCAATTGTCTACTGGCCAAAATcaaaatgtaaattattaagTAATGATATACAGATAATTGACAG GCCTGGCATCAGCAATAACCCTGAGGTGGATAAAGCAATCAACAGCAAGTGCAGTGATGCGGATGTTCACATATTTGTGGTAGACTCGGTGGCTTCCATAACGACCGAGTCTAGAGAATACTTCTTGAGTGTTGCTGAGAAACTGTCTAAACCTAATATCTTCTTTGTGTGGAACAAATGGGATGAGTCTGCTAAAGAAAAGTCAGAAATTAAACGGAAAAAG GTTTATCAACAGCATGTAAAAGAGGCGAAAACATTGATGAGAGAAGCACTCAATGCAGAAGTAGAtgaaaagaaacttttttttgtgTCAGCAGAAGAAATTATAATGG CCAAAACAGATCAAACTTCATTGCGTGTTGGCCATCAGAAGAGAAAAGCAGACTTTGACAGGTTTCTTAAAGAGCTACAG GAGAGTATATCCGCTTGTGCAATCAAGACAAAGTTTGGACCACACTGTTATGAGGGCATTGCTCTGTGTGACAGATTGGATGCATTAGCTCAAGGAATTCTAGAAAGCCTTGACCATGTCAA GGAGGAACTAGCAAAAAGAAACGGTCAATTAACGACAGAGAATGACAAGTTAGAATTAAAATGGACACAATTTGAGACAGTGTGTGAAGAGGTGATAGAAAAGGCAAAGACAAGTCTAGAAAGAAAA GTAAGTCGGGAGAAAAAGGAATTGAGTCGATTAGATGAGATATCGAAACAGGAAGGTATCCATTTTGAAGAAGATAATATAGATGGGTATAAAGAG GCCATACTTGTTAGATTCCAGGTACTTGATCGTGATGAGCTCCATAGCAACATAGAAGAAGCTAGAATAGCTTACTTAGCAGACATTGAGAGAAACTTGCACACAAGATGGAGGGAAG ATATTCCTGACATCAACTTTCCAACAACACCAAACATGCCCGGATTACAAAAACCTCAGATTTCACTCAATGACCTTGGTAAAGACTCTCCATCCTACGCAGATAAAATGGAGTGGTTCAGGAAAAGCATGTCTTCAAGCATGGCAAGAATGACAACAGGTGTTGGGTCAGTGGCAGTCGGAACTGTACTTGGAGCTGCT GCTCATGCAAGTATTTTCGCAGCAGGAATCCCGGTGGCAATTGGTGGTGGAGCCATAGCATGTGCCATGTATCTTGACAGCATTCGGGAGTTCAGGAAAATACAGATCACAGAAACTATCAAACAGAGTTACAGGAAATGGTTAGATGAAGCGCAAGCTATTTGTCATACTCAAGGCAATGA ACTCATCAACGACATCAAGGAGGCTTTTAATGAGAAGATAGATGGTGAATATAAAGCTAATAGAAATCTCATCAACTTCAATAAGGACTGCATCCAACAACTTGAAATAGAATCAGAAAATCTCAAGACCTACAAGAAATC ACAACTTCCAAATGTGAAGAAAAGCTTTAAGAAGTTCGAGCAGGACTACCTCCAGGATAAACCAGAGGATAATGACAGTGAAACTAAACCCAAGCATGATGACTTTCAGTTCTTTTGA